One stretch of Sporocytophaga myxococcoides DSM 11118 DNA includes these proteins:
- the hisIE gene encoding bifunctional phosphoribosyl-AMP cyclohydrolase/phosphoribosyl-ATP diphosphatase HisIE, translating to MSEFELKNVDFGKNNGLVPAIIQDEVTQKVLMLGYMNQEALDKTLKEKKVTFFSRTKNRLWTKGETSGHFLYLKSIALDCDQDALLIKVTPDGPTCHTGADTCWKEENHGKIYFLQQLSEVIKSRKNNPDGKSYTSSLFAKGTNKVAQKVGEEAVELVIEAMDNNDELFKNEAADLMFHLLVLLEQKNIGLDEVLDVLIKRHK from the coding sequence ATGTCAGAATTTGAGTTAAAGAATGTAGATTTTGGAAAGAATAACGGGCTGGTACCAGCTATTATTCAGGACGAGGTTACACAGAAAGTGCTTATGCTTGGCTATATGAACCAGGAAGCACTTGATAAAACATTAAAAGAAAAGAAAGTTACTTTTTTCAGCAGGACGAAAAACAGACTTTGGACAAAAGGGGAGACCTCTGGCCATTTTTTGTATCTGAAAAGTATTGCTCTTGATTGCGATCAGGATGCATTGTTGATTAAAGTCACTCCTGACGGACCTACTTGTCATACCGGAGCAGATACATGCTGGAAGGAAGAAAATCATGGTAAGATCTATTTTCTTCAGCAACTGAGTGAGGTTATCAAAAGCAGGAAAAACAATCCTGATGGAAAATCATATACAAGCTCATTATTTGCTAAAGGCACCAATAAAGTAGCACAGAAAGTTGGAGAAGAAGCAGTTGAGTTAGTGATAGAAGCTATGGATAATAACGACGAGCTATTTAAAAACGAAGCCGCAGATCTTATGTTTCACCTCCTGGTGCTTCTTGAACAAAAGAATATCGGATTGGATGAAGTGCTGGATGTCCTAATTAAAAGACATAAATAA
- the hisF gene encoding imidazole glycerol phosphate synthase subunit HisF, whose translation MLTKRIIPCLDVKDGKTVKGVNFENLRDAGDPVELGQLYAEQGADELVFLDITATLEKRKTLVELVRRVAQNVNIPFTVGGGISSIEDVSAILNAGAEKVSINSSAVKDPDLIDRLALEFGSQAVVVAIDTKLYENQSRVHTHGGKKPTEIDTFLWAKEAENRGAGEILLTSMDHDGTKAGFADELTAKLSSSLSIPVIASGGAGSMKDFVNIFTEGKADAALAASIFHFKEISVPELKQYLKEHKINVRI comes from the coding sequence ATGCTTACAAAAAGAATTATCCCTTGTCTTGATGTAAAAGACGGGAAAACAGTTAAAGGTGTAAATTTCGAAAACCTCAGAGATGCCGGAGATCCTGTTGAACTGGGACAACTTTATGCTGAGCAGGGCGCAGATGAATTGGTATTTCTGGATATTACGGCTACTCTTGAAAAAAGAAAAACACTTGTTGAGCTTGTTAGGCGTGTAGCACAGAATGTGAACATACCTTTTACCGTAGGTGGTGGTATATCAAGTATTGAAGATGTGTCTGCAATATTGAATGCAGGAGCGGAGAAAGTTTCTATCAATTCTTCAGCAGTAAAGGATCCTGATCTTATAGACAGGCTTGCACTGGAGTTTGGCAGTCAGGCTGTAGTTGTTGCGATTGACACGAAATTATATGAAAATCAGTCAAGGGTGCATACACATGGTGGGAAGAAGCCTACAGAAATTGATACCTTTCTTTGGGCTAAAGAAGCAGAAAACAGAGGAGCGGGGGAAATTCTTCTGACTTCAATGGATCATGATGGCACCAAAGCTGGTTTTGCAGACGAGCTAACAGCAAAGCTTTCATCTTCACTTTCTATTCCGGTTATTGCTTCCGGGGGAGCAGGTTCAATGAAAGACTTTGTAAATATATTCACAGAAGGGAAGGCGGATGCAGCACTGGCTGCAAGTATTTTCCACTTTAAGGAAATATCTGTACCTGAGTTGAAACAATACCTAAAAGAACACAAAATCAATGTCAGAATTTGA